Genomic segment of Alcanivorax borkumensis SK2:
AGCTACCTTACACGCCAACAACGCCAACCAGGCGCTGGACCGGATCATTCACTTCTTCCCGGCGGATCGTCATGGCCAGCTGTGGATGGATCTATCCCTGAACCTGAAAGGCATCGTCGCCCAGCAACTGATCCCCACCCCAGATGGTAAAGGCCGACGCGCGGCCATCGAAGTGCTTCTAGGCACACCGCTGGTACAAGACCATATCCGCAAGGGCGAAGTGCATCAGATCAAGCAGCTGATGAGCAAATCCCGGGAGCAGGGTATGCAGACTTTCGATCAAGCCCTTTACGACCTGTACTCCGCCGGTGAAATCACCTACGAAGACGCCATGCTCCACGCCGACTCGCCCAACGACTTACGCCTGATGATTAAGCTCGGCAACGAAACCGACGCCTCCAGTTTAGACGTGGCCACGCGGGGTCTAAGCATCGAGGATACGGAGTAACAGACCTTGCAGACCACGCGACTTCACTTGTATCTGCAAACAAAAAGGCCGCGCCCAAAGTATGGGCGCGGCCTTTTTCATTCTGGCTTCTAGAATGATGACTTACTTCAAAAATCATGCAATTCGGACCGAATAGCGGCTGTTTTCGCCGCACGCAACGGCCTCAGTAATGCGGAGGCGGTGCATCCTCAACCTGAGTGGCCTCAAATGCCTCAGACAGATCCATCAGCCGGTCGGCCATTTTTCGGTAGTTTTTTTCCAGCGCATCAATCTGCCGTCGCTGGTCACTGACCACTTTATTCAACGACTCCACCAAGTCCTCTTGGTAGGCCAGCTT
This window contains:
- a CDS encoding SlyX family protein, giving the protein MSEERFLDVETKLAYQEDLVESLNKVVSDQRRQIDALEKNYRKMADRLMDLSEAFEATQVEDAPPPHY